One window of Peteryoungia desertarenae genomic DNA carries:
- the ccmB gene encoding heme exporter protein CcmB gives MMALFLRDLKLSIRSGGGALIGVLFFMTVVAVIPFGVGPDLNLLSRIGPAIVWIGALLSALLGLDRLFQAERDDGALDVILMQDTPLVMTVFVKCLAHWVATGLPLVIASPLLGLFMNMSEIAIGAVAITLLIGSPAITFIGAAGAAVAVSLPRGGLLVSILVLPLAIPVLIFGVSATYAAVEDPAPFLPPFLILSALTLFFAVLGPLAAALALRNATD, from the coding sequence ATGATGGCTTTGTTTCTGCGCGACCTGAAGCTTTCCATCCGTTCCGGAGGCGGGGCGCTGATTGGAGTGTTGTTTTTCATGACGGTTGTTGCCGTCATCCCCTTCGGTGTCGGTCCCGATCTCAATCTTCTCTCCAGGATCGGTCCGGCGATCGTATGGATTGGCGCGCTTCTATCGGCTTTGCTGGGTTTGGATCGGCTGTTTCAGGCCGAGCGGGATGATGGCGCTCTGGACGTCATTCTGATGCAGGACACACCATTGGTAATGACTGTCTTCGTCAAATGTCTGGCCCATTGGGTGGCGACCGGCTTGCCGCTCGTGATCGCGTCGCCTTTGCTTGGCCTGTTCATGAACATGAGCGAGATTGCGATCGGTGCCGTGGCAATCACACTCCTGATTGGTTCGCCTGCAATTACTTTCATCGGCGCTGCCGGTGCCGCTGTTGCGGTTTCTCTCCCGCGAGGTGGCCTGCTTGTCTCTATCCTCGTCTTGCCCCTGGCCATCCCGGTTCTTATCTTCGGTGTCAGCGCAACCTATGCTGCGGTTGAAGATCCCGCACCTTTCCTGCCGCCCTTTCTGATCCTTTCGGCACTTACCCTCTTTTTTGCGGTTCTGGGGCCGCTAGCGGCGGCACTCGCGCTGCGAAATGCCACAGATTAG
- the acnA gene encoding aconitate hydratase AcnA, whose protein sequence is MAKSLDSFNCRSVLTVDGKDYVYYSIPKAEENGLKGVSKLPYSMKVLLENLLRNEDGRSVTKADIEACAAWLVNKGLTEAEIAYRPARVLMQDFTGVPAVVDLAAMRDGIKALGGDPEKINPLVPVDLVIDHSVIVDEFGTPTAFARNVELEYQRNGERYRFLKWGQQAFKNFRVVPPGTGICHQVNFEYLGQTVWTKDEDGETIAYPDTCVGTDSHTTMINGLGVLGWGVGGIEAEAAMLGQPVSMLLPEVIGFKLTGTLKEGVTATDLVLTVVQMLRKKGVVSKFVEFFGPGLDTLPVADRATIGNMGPEYGATCGFFPVDSATVGYLDMSGRSKERIALVEAYSKAQGMWRDNDGSQLVFTDTLELDLGDVVPSMAGPKRPEGRLPLETIAPNFATALEGDYKKPGQLSQRWAVEGTDYDLGHGDVAIAAITSCTNTSNPSVLIAAGLLARNAVAKGLKTKPWVKTSLAPGSQVVGEYLEKSGLQKELDALGFNLVGFGCTTCIGNSGPLPGPISKTINDKGIIAAGVLSGNRNFEGRISPDVQANYLASPPLVVAYALAGTVQKDLTKEPIGEDQNGNPVYLKDIWPTSAEVQEFIQKYVTRALFESKYADVFKGDENWQAVQVPEGQTYAWDDKSTYVQNPPYFVGMGKTGSGLKNIKGARVLGLFGDKITTDHISPAGSIKAASPAGAYLTENGVAVADFNQYGTRRGNHEVMMRGTFANIRIRNHMLGPNGKEGGYTIHYPSKEELSIYDAAMKYKEEGVPLVIFAGVEYGNGSSRDWAAKGTNLLGVKAVIAQSFERIHRSNLVGMGVVPFTFEEGTTWASLNLKGDELVTIEGLEGEIKPREKKIAKITYSDGTVKDVPLLCRIDTLDEVTYMNNGGILQTVLRDLAA, encoded by the coding sequence GTGGCTAAATCACTCGACAGCTTCAATTGCCGGTCGGTTCTGACCGTCGATGGCAAAGACTATGTCTATTACAGCATTCCCAAGGCCGAAGAGAACGGCTTGAAGGGTGTTTCGAAGCTCCCCTACTCGATGAAGGTTCTGCTTGAGAACCTCCTGCGCAACGAAGACGGTCGTTCCGTCACCAAGGCCGATATCGAAGCCTGCGCTGCATGGCTCGTCAACAAGGGCCTGACCGAAGCCGAGATCGCCTATCGCCCTGCGCGCGTTCTGATGCAGGACTTCACTGGCGTTCCCGCGGTTGTTGATCTGGCTGCCATGCGCGATGGCATCAAGGCGCTCGGCGGTGATCCGGAGAAAATCAATCCGCTCGTTCCCGTCGACCTTGTCATCGACCACTCGGTTATCGTCGACGAATTCGGCACGCCGACGGCATTTGCCCGCAACGTGGAACTGGAATACCAGCGCAATGGCGAGCGCTACCGCTTCCTGAAGTGGGGCCAGCAGGCATTCAAGAACTTCCGCGTCGTTCCCCCGGGCACCGGCATCTGTCACCAGGTGAACTTCGAGTATCTCGGCCAGACCGTCTGGACGAAGGACGAGGACGGCGAAACCATCGCCTACCCTGACACCTGCGTCGGCACCGACAGCCACACCACCATGATCAACGGCCTTGGCGTTCTCGGCTGGGGTGTCGGTGGTATCGAAGCCGAAGCCGCCATGCTCGGCCAGCCAGTCTCCATGCTGCTGCCGGAGGTTATCGGCTTCAAGCTGACCGGCACGCTGAAGGAAGGCGTCACCGCGACCGACCTCGTTCTGACCGTCGTGCAGATGCTGCGCAAGAAGGGCGTCGTCTCGAAGTTCGTTGAATTCTTCGGCCCCGGCCTTGATACGCTGCCGGTCGCAGACCGTGCGACGATCGGCAACATGGGTCCGGAATACGGCGCGACCTGCGGCTTCTTCCCGGTCGATTCGGCCACCGTCGGCTATCTCGACATGTCAGGCCGCTCCAAGGAGCGCATCGCACTCGTCGAAGCCTATTCGAAGGCTCAAGGGATGTGGCGCGACAATGACGGCTCGCAGCTCGTCTTCACCGACACGCTCGAACTCGACCTCGGCGACGTCGTACCGTCGATGGCCGGCCCGAAGCGTCCAGAAGGCCGCCTGCCGCTCGAAACCATCGCCCCGAACTTCGCAACTGCTCTCGAAGGCGACTACAAGAAGCCGGGCCAGCTCTCCCAGCGTTGGGCCGTCGAAGGCACCGACTACGATCTCGGCCATGGTGACGTGGCAATCGCCGCCATTACCTCCTGCACCAACACCTCGAACCCGAGCGTGCTGATAGCCGCCGGCCTCCTGGCGCGCAACGCCGTTGCCAAGGGCCTGAAGACGAAGCCCTGGGTCAAGACCTCGCTCGCACCGGGATCCCAGGTCGTCGGCGAATACCTTGAGAAGTCGGGTCTGCAGAAGGAACTCGACGCGCTCGGCTTCAACCTCGTCGGCTTCGGCTGCACGACCTGCATCGGCAACTCCGGCCCGCTGCCGGGCCCGATCTCGAAGACGATCAACGACAAGGGCATCATCGCTGCTGGCGTTCTTTCGGGCAACCGCAACTTCGAAGGCCGTATCTCGCCGGACGTCCAGGCGAACTACCTCGCCTCCCCGCCGCTCGTCGTCGCCTATGCGCTCGCCGGCACGGTCCAGAAGGACCTGACCAAGGAGCCGATCGGCGAAGACCAGAACGGCAACCCGGTCTATCTGAAGGATATCTGGCCGACCTCTGCCGAAGTGCAGGAATTCATCCAGAAATATGTCACCCGCGCACTCTTCGAATCGAAGTATGCCGACGTCTTCAAGGGCGACGAAAACTGGCAGGCCGTCCAGGTTCCGGAAGGCCAGACCTATGCCTGGGACGACAAGTCGACCTATGTCCAGAACCCGCCCTACTTTGTTGGCATGGGCAAGACCGGCTCGGGCCTGAAGAACATCAAGGGCGCCCGCGTCCTCGGTCTCTTCGGCGACAAGATCACCACCGACCACATCTCCCCGGCCGGTTCGATCAAGGCGGCATCCCCGGCAGGCGCCTACCTCACCGAAAACGGGGTTGCTGTGGCGGACTTCAACCAGTACGGCACGCGCCGCGGCAACCATGAAGTCATGATGCGCGGCACCTTCGCCAACATCCGCATCCGCAACCACATGCTTGGCCCGAACGGCAAGGAAGGTGGCTACACCATCCACTATCCGTCCAAGGAAGAGCTGTCGATCTACGATGCAGCGATGAAGTACAAGGAAGAGGGCGTTCCGCTCGTCATCTTCGCCGGCGTCGAATACGGCAACGGTTCGTCGCGCGATTGGGCCGCCAAGGGCACCAATCTGCTCGGCGTCAAGGCCGTCATCGCGCAGTCCTTCGAGCGTATCCACCGCTCGAACCTCGTCGGCATGGGCGTCGTACCCTTTACCTTCGAGGAAGGCACCACCTGGGCTTCGCTGAACCTGAAGGGGGATGAACTCGTCACGATCGAGGGCCTGGAAGGCGAGATCAAGCCGCGCGAGAAGAAGATAGCCAAGATCACGTACTCGGACGGCACCGTGAAGGACGTACCGCTGCTCTGCCGCATCGATACGCTGGACGAAGTCACCTATATGAACAATGGTGGCATCCTGCAGACCGTTCTGCGCGATCTTGCAGCCTGA
- a CDS encoding DUF1223 domain-containing protein: protein MLKLTRIASLNWHWRPVFALLAVCLGLFGTKASAEQGFHPKGVIELFTSQGCRSCPPADRAFERMVQQGDVVALAYHVDYWNYLGWADTLATSENTSRQYGYAKTFGRNGVYTPQAVLNGREHLKGTDTAELNARLDRMKRTGNGLVVPVALERDGEELKISVGRGVGKANVVVVYFRKNQVVEVLKGENMGQKLTYWNSVTDVQTVGMWDGNALELTLPAKLLNSEKADGCAVLLQASGDGGEPAEILGATVIVEKTS, encoded by the coding sequence ATGTTGAAACTGACACGAATTGCGAGCCTGAATTGGCATTGGCGACCGGTCTTCGCATTGCTCGCTGTGTGCCTCGGACTGTTCGGCACAAAAGCATCAGCTGAGCAAGGGTTCCATCCAAAGGGAGTGATTGAACTCTTCACCTCCCAGGGGTGCCGCTCCTGCCCGCCGGCTGATCGTGCCTTTGAACGCATGGTTCAACAAGGTGACGTCGTCGCCCTTGCCTATCACGTTGACTACTGGAATTATCTGGGTTGGGCCGATACGCTGGCGACTTCCGAGAACACATCACGCCAATACGGATATGCCAAGACCTTTGGACGCAATGGTGTCTATACGCCCCAGGCGGTTCTGAACGGGCGCGAACACTTGAAGGGCACCGACACTGCTGAGCTGAATGCTCGCCTCGACAGGATGAAACGGACCGGGAATGGCCTGGTGGTTCCGGTGGCACTCGAACGCGACGGCGAGGAATTGAAGATTTCCGTCGGTCGTGGCGTAGGCAAGGCGAATGTGGTGGTCGTTTACTTCCGGAAGAACCAGGTCGTCGAGGTTCTTAAGGGCGAGAACATGGGTCAGAAACTCACCTACTGGAACAGTGTGACAGACGTTCAGACAGTCGGCATGTGGGATGGGAATGCTCTCGAGCTCACTTTGCCGGCAAAGCTTCTGAATTCCGAGAAAGCTGACGGCTGTGCGGTATTGCTTCAAGCATCCGGAGATGGCGGCGAGCCCGCGGAAATCCTCGGAGCCACTGTGATTGTGGAAAAGACAAGCTGA
- a CDS encoding heme ABC transporter permease: MTDTSLGINKIGDLANPTRFLALSARLLPWMVAITAGLFAIGLYMGFTSEGDYQQGDTVRIMYVHVPSAWLSMMCYTVMALSAIGTLVWRHPLADVSHKAAAPLGAAFTLIALVTGSLWGKPMWGTWWVWDARLTSVFVLFLMYLGLIALNRAMDDASKAARLSAVLILVGFVNIPIIKFSVDWWNTLHQPASVMRLDGPTIHPEFLWPLLVMAIAFTLLFFTLHTMAMRNEIWRRRISAQRRMAARQAGRETVAGVAT; this comes from the coding sequence ATGACAGACACGAGCCTCGGCATCAACAAGATTGGTGATCTTGCCAATCCAACACGCTTTCTCGCCCTTTCGGCGCGGCTTTTGCCGTGGATGGTGGCCATCACGGCTGGCCTCTTCGCAATTGGCCTCTATATGGGCTTTACCAGCGAGGGCGACTATCAGCAGGGTGATACGGTGCGCATCATGTATGTGCATGTCCCGTCAGCCTGGCTGTCGATGATGTGTTACACGGTGATGGCGCTCTCGGCGATCGGCACGCTGGTCTGGCGTCATCCGCTGGCCGATGTCAGCCACAAGGCTGCCGCGCCACTTGGTGCCGCCTTTACGCTGATCGCCCTCGTTACGGGATCGCTTTGGGGCAAACCAATGTGGGGCACATGGTGGGTCTGGGATGCGCGACTGACGTCGGTCTTCGTTCTGTTTCTCATGTATCTCGGCCTCATCGCCCTGAACCGCGCGATGGACGATGCATCCAAGGCTGCTCGCTTAAGTGCCGTCCTGATCCTGGTCGGGTTCGTCAACATTCCGATCATCAAGTTTTCCGTCGACTGGTGGAATACGCTCCATCAGCCGGCAAGCGTCATGCGGCTGGATGGTCCGACCATTCATCCGGAATTTCTCTGGCCGCTTCTCGTGATGGCAATCGCGTTCACCCTACTGTTTTTCACGCTTCATACGATGGCGATGCGCAACGAGATCTGGCGCCGCCGCATCAGCGCCCAGCGCCGTATGGCTGCGCGGCAGGCCGGTCGCGAGACTGTTGCAGGAGTTGCGACATGA
- the ccmA gene encoding heme ABC exporter ATP-binding protein CcmA has product MRLCAENLSARRGEDLLFLNVSFQLESGGALLLTGANGSGKSTLLRVVAGLLQPESGRVQCQIDDGSEMRPVPELSHYLGHKNGMKRELTVGENLDFWKRYLGDTSPGRSLAVEEAADAVGLSGITHLPYGYMSAGQQRRFAMARLLVAHRPIWILDEPTAALDAKADLMFANLVKQHRQGGGIVLAATHQPIGLQDAQQIVMQGFVYSDLEIAE; this is encoded by the coding sequence ATGCGGCTCTGCGCTGAAAATCTCTCTGCCCGACGCGGTGAAGATCTCCTTTTCCTTAATGTTTCCTTTCAGTTGGAATCGGGAGGTGCCCTGTTGCTGACGGGCGCAAATGGATCGGGAAAGTCCACGCTTTTGCGTGTCGTTGCGGGTCTGCTGCAGCCAGAATCAGGTCGCGTCCAATGCCAGATCGATGATGGCTCCGAGATGCGTCCCGTGCCCGAACTGTCGCATTATCTTGGCCACAAAAACGGGATGAAGCGGGAACTGACCGTCGGCGAGAACCTCGATTTCTGGAAGCGCTATCTGGGGGATACATCGCCTGGCCGAAGCCTTGCTGTGGAAGAGGCAGCCGATGCGGTGGGTTTGAGCGGTATTACCCATCTGCCCTATGGATACATGTCCGCCGGTCAGCAGAGGCGATTTGCGATGGCGCGGCTGCTTGTTGCCCACAGGCCGATCTGGATCCTTGATGAACCGACGGCCGCACTCGATGCAAAGGCCGATCTGATGTTCGCCAATCTGGTAAAGCAACACCGGCAGGGCGGGGGGATTGTTCTTGCCGCAACCCATCAGCCCATCGGCCTCCAGGATGCGCAGCAGATCGTCATGCAGGGTTTTGTCTATTCCGATCTGGAGATCGCAGAATGA